In Acidobacteriota bacterium, the genomic stretch GTCGATCTCGCCGCGCTCGAGCGGGATCGGGTGGCAGAACGGCAGCAGCGACGGCGTGTTCTTGAGCGCGAGCAGCGCCGCCGCGCGCGTCACGTCGGCGAGGCTTCCCTTCGGGAGCGTCCCTTCACGGACGCGCGCGAGCGTCTCCGGCGCCACGCGCACGAACGCCTCGGCGCGGGCGGTGCGCAGCGAGGTCCTCTTGCGCGTGACGTCGATCACGGTCGGCCACCCCCAGCAGCCTGCTCGGCGGTGAGGCCGTCATTCTAGCCCGAGCCGTGGCTACCGGCCGTCGCCGGCCGGACAGCCTCGCTCGATCGGTCACGGCCCTTTCGGGTCCTCTCGCCCCGCCGCCGTGACGACCCGGATCTGTGCCGGCTCTCGGACGATGATCTCCGGCCGCCTGCGGTAGAGCTTGACCG encodes the following:
- the moaC gene encoding cyclic pyranopterin monophosphate synthase MoaC, which codes for MIDVTRKRTSLRTARAEAFVRVAPETLARVREGTLPKGSLADVTRAAALLALKNTPSLLPFCHPIPLERGEIDCRIESEGVRVVVEVAAIARTGVEVEAMTGAAVGALNVYDMVKPLDPTACIESVRLIEKRGGKSDWKEPL